AATttaaaaaaaggattttgatttttgcgtttcattttttactgatggcactttactttgttcatgaagttattAGTAACTTCATGTTAAAAGTGGAGCGTCATCAATAAAAATTGGAGAGCAAAAATCagtttctttaaaaaagaagaagggtattatatttattttgttaaggTATCGCtaactagtttttttctttttctgtttttgataGCCAGGTATTTGAATGGTGtgctatttttctcttcaatttcaaaaaaacctttctgaaattaatgtcaaaattgaaaagaggGACATTTACATTTTCTTAAGAGTTGAAATTGAGTTAAAATAGATGGTATccacttattagttattatctATATGGCCAAAGTTACcagaaaatataataaaaagtaaaatagcATATTAGATGACTAGTTAAGAAAATATTAGAGAGCAACTAGCTATGAAATTTGGTGAATTTTTCGTCGGGTGCATGAAGAACTAATGAGATTTTTTACTGTATAGGATTGATTAATTACAGTACTAGTATGAATTCATTGTTCAGACTATTCAATTTGGGTTTTAAGGAAggttttttagagtaatgagtgaagaaagatagataaaaaaaatttattggagactgTGCCTAAGGTTTTGAGACTTTGGCCTCGTTCCACTAacactttttttaaattttagaaaaatccacgtttttttactctcttttttgtgtgcttaaaagtgttttttccaaaatatttgggtaaaaataaaaaaaattacttttttatcaataatttataaaaatttaatgcaaatgcgaatttttttaaataagtacgAAACGTGtatttcttgtaaaaatttACAAAGCGTTCGCGGAACGAGACCTttaaaacgaacaaggccaatTAAGTACAAAAGTGAGTTGATTACCCCAATAGAATTCGACATCTTGGTAGAAGTTGGCAGCTGAGTCAGCCATTAGCCGGTGACTATAGCATTACAAGGAAGAAGCATCTTTTCCTAATTAAATGACGTTGACGTACAACTATATATGTAGACTAGACCGAGTTAGCGATTGCATGGGTTGGCGTGCGTTGGACATGTCTCGTTTCATTGGTTAGAAAATAATTCGGGAAAATTTATTGTAAACTCTACAACTTTTAGCCGATtcgaaaaaaaataactaaatttttaCCAAGGACAAAATGACAATTTGACTTACCATTCCATTAAGAATTTGGTCCCTGCCGTCTGATTCCGTCAATTTATAACGGATGGAGTTAACGAAAGGCgttaaccttttctttttttttttccttttttacttccaaaaattagagtttaaattaaatttaaaaagatGGTATCCACTTATTGCTTATTATCTATACAGCCAAACTTACCTGAAAACTTGATAAAAAGTAAAACTAGCATATTAGATAACACACTCTTTGGCAAGTTTGGTATttactaacatttttttttttccagcaaaagtaacattttattaaaaaaaaaggggacaaaATAGCCCGTTGGGTCAAGCCCAAACACACTCTAAAGGGCCGAACCCCTGTACATCTGAGGGCCTAAAATGCCAAAATACAACACTAAAAGCTCTAGACATCAAAACTTGATAAAAAGTAAAACTAGCATATTAGATAACACACTCTTTGGCAAGTTTGGTATttactaacattttttttttccagcaaaagtaacattttattaacaaaaaattggacaaaataGACCGTTGGGTCAAGCCCAAACACACCTAAAGGGCCGAACCCCTGTACATCTGAGGGCCTAAAATGCCAAAATACAACACTAAAAGCTCTAGACATCAAAAGGCCAAAAATACCCAAATACAACAATGAAAGCTCAGCCTGAGAAAAtcctaaacctaaacctaaacctaaacctagTTTTCCTGTGCAACTTCAACCCGCCACTGATCACTTGGTTAACAGCACCCAGCAGCAAACAACATCGGATCTCCTCCTCCAAGAGGCACCACAGCACCACTGACAAACCGCTTGGAGAAGAAAGATGCGACAAATGGCCACCCACTACCACGGAAGCTCACCATTGCCATTAGGCAAGAACCGCAGATGCCCAACAGCAAACACGGCGTGCCATCCAGTCTTCCAGCGCCGCAAGACCAGCCGTTAGGCAGAAGCCTGGTAAACCCAATAGTAAACCGAAGAGGGGAACCAAACGGAGGGAGAAAATAGGAGAGAAAGCAGAGGCAAAATAGAAGAAGAGATCGAGACAGGGGAAGAAAGGAGCACAGGAAAACGAGGAAGGGGGTCAgcaaaaagagaagagaaagagagagacaagagGAACTGAATAATCATACTGTTGTCGCTCTCGTCGCCGTCCGGGACCCCTGAAAATGACCGCCAAGTAACCGCCATATCGGCACCCAAAAACGATTAGGAGAGAAAGCCGAATCTCGAGAATGCCATAACCCCAGTACCAACCACCAACAACGCCGCCTCCCACCGCCTCGATACAGTCGTTGATAAGATTTTATGaataaagagaaagagagaagatcaGAAGCGAAGGGAGacaatgggggggggggggggggggggggggggggggaggaagaAGGGCCCTGGGGGAAGAGGGGAGAGGTGGCGCAACCCCCCGGAAGGGAAGCCCTAGCTGAAgttagaggagagagggaggagcGTTCTGTTTCTTAGAGAGAGGCTAATGGCCTCTCTCTTTGAATTACGTTGGATCCAGCTAATTTTGTAGTTACTAACTTATTGCAAGAATTAGTTAAGAAAAACATTACAAAGAAACTAGCTAAGAATTTGGTCACGATTTTTTTTGTGGGATTGAATGAACTAATGAAATTTCTGACTCTATATGGTTGATGATGGAGCTTAATTACATTTGTATGAATTCATTATTCATACAATTGTACAAATTCATTATTGGTTTGGTTATCTCTTTGTCCGTTGTGATGTCTCGTGCTTAATTTGTTTCGTTTTAATCTTCGTGGAGTAATTTGTTTCCAACGactaatgaaatattttttgctcttaaaaaaaaaaaatgaaaccattATTGGAGTGTCTTGGTGTTTAAGTGGAGTCTCTAGGTGTTTTATTCCTTGGTATGCAGATTGGAATAAACTATTGAATGAACAGGGAATCAGCTGGTtgccgaccaaaaaaaaaagaagaagaaagaaagtggaATCTGGTTGTGTGTGAATCTAGGTTTTTCTTGGTGTTCCCTCACTAGTTTATTGGAGGGTAGCTAGTTAAgatatttgaagaaaaaaagtcGTAGTTTATGAAATACAGGAGTACCGTTTTAATAAATGTATTTAATAGAGACATAAGAGCAAGTGCCAATACAAAGAAAGAGGAATCCAAAAATCACTCTCCAACCAAAAGCGTATGCTGATTTCGAgattgatttttaatttgaacaaTCACCCAATGTTTTGCCGTTTTCTTACTACTTTCAACTTGTTAGAGTGACTACTCAATCTTAAAATGGTTCGGCGACTCATCCATTTTGAattagaagaaattaaataggcatcatATTTTGAAGACTTATTTAGATATCCATCCAAGAGGAAGATTTGACaaataggagagagaaattgagataaattatgaaaatttggagaaagaaatatttAGAAAATTACGGTAGTTAAAGGGTGATTAATTTGGGATTTATTTGAAATTGAGGAGGCCAACTTAATTATTTAAACCAATTAGGATGGAGACTTAAGTAGGAGACAGGACCCCTATTTAAGTCCCCCTTTGAATTATGCGACTTTaaagttttctaatttttttaacaacaaaaaaaggattttattaatctcataTTATGTTGAATGTGACTTTTAAagtttagcaaaaaaaaagggctttAAAGTTTccaaaatgctagaggcacatcaactacacctctctcacatacaggtgggtTCTATTGGAACGGGGcccacctgtatgtgagaggggtgtggttgATGTGTCTCTAAGGTGATGTGTCCCTAACACCTCTCCTTAAAGTTTTCCATTCAACTCTCATATTTCCGGATtgtccttttgatttttttatttttgctataAATTACTTCACCTAACCTTCTACTTAGCATGGTGAAGATGCTGAAGCAGCTATCCCAATAAGGAAGAgaaatttaattattgaaaaaattgcTGCAACATCTTGCATTTGCAATTAGTACAACAGCACTTTAATTGAAAAGAATAAAGAATAATGAAGAACACACGCCATCGTTGGTTGAAATCAAGAATCAAAGGTCGATTGACACAGGCTCATTGCAGAAACCTTGGCTGATTGCATTCAGCGGGACATCCTTGGGGAAACCGTTTGTAGTCGGTGCAGTAATTGTAGATCATGAAGTTGTTCTGCACTGACAAGAGCTGTGCCTGTAATCCGACGTCTAGCTGTTGGGTTAGCCATGGGGCAGTGCTAGAGGAACCAGAACATGATGAAGTTGATCCAGATGAGTCTTGACATGAATATACTTCCAAATTCTCGTAGGAAGCAGTGAATGGAGCGTACGCCCAATTGGTCTTCACGCTCCCACCTTGCGTTGCCCAACTATCGCCACACCAAATGCTTGAGTAGACATTCATCGCTTGGGTATTTGGGAATGGAACACCGATGGCCTCGTTATTGTTGAATACCCTGATTGGAGTTTCATCAACCATCAAACTGGACATACAAAGCATCATCGTACAGGTATTAGAAAGTGGCTAATTAGTAAGATATATCATGACCAGTGAAAACAAGAGTCAATGCAGAATGGTCGAGAAATCGCAATGGAATTCTAAGAAAATGCCACATTATTCTGCATAGAAACTTTTATTGTTCGTAATGTTTACACGTATGAGAGGTGAGGATAGGCTACATTACATGATGAGTCGGGGATTCCAAATGATTGTGTACTTGTGGTAATTTGCAGTGGGATCAAACCAGAGATAAAACTGTTGTTCCCGGCCACCTTGGCCTTTGGCGAAAATATTGGTATGAAGTATATATGGTTGCCCAGACACATTGCCTAGAAATTCAAAATCGACCTCATCATGATATTGTCCTTGAGAGGATATCTGCATAGAAAGAAGAAagtcataaataaaaatatatattaaaagagAAAGGAACTCAAATTGATAGTAGTGGAGAAATGGGCAGCTTACATAGTATGTGGTGACAGTGCCGGCAGAGTTGCCAGCAACAAGCTTGATATCCATGTCGAACCTTCCGAAGAAATACCTGTTTTTGGATTGGAAACCACAGCCCGAGGCGTTTACTAACGACATCGTGAGAGATGTGCCGCCATCGGGTACGTTAGCGAGCTGATTGCCCCAGTAGAAGTCCACATCTTGGTAGAAGTTCAGAGCTGATGAGTCAACCGTTACACTTGCCGTGATCATTAGAACCAGAAGCAATACAGAAGAGAAAAGGGAAgacattggagagagagagagaggattgaatGTCTGTTTGATGGTCTGAAGGTTGGGGATTTATACATATACGAGAGGATGGTAATGATTGAGCCGGTGAGTAGATTATGCTGGGGAGGAAGCATCGTAAAGACGTTGCAAGTACAGGTAGACTAGAGCGTGTCGGGATTGCATTAATTGTTTGGTGCGTTGGACTTGGTAATTAAGTTTAATTTAGAAGTAAGTATTCAGTGGCATCGGAGCAGCAGCCCACGTGATGCCGCAACACTCTTTTTTCACACGTTTTTGTGGGGGTCAAAGTCCTTGGGATTGAACCCACGGAAAAAATGTGGTGCAAAAAGGAATTGGGACGCTACGTAGCGGTGCCCTATGATTGCTGGTGCAGAAAAGAATTGGGACGCTACGCAGCGGTGCCCTATGATTACTGGATAAATTTTCCAGTCAAACCTGAGACGAAACAAGTTTACGCGTTGTGTGGGGCGTATAACGTTTCGTGGTGCAACTATcctatttaatttaatttttaattcagcATTTGATTGTGAGAATCTCCAGTGGTTTTCCGAAATTTACGTGCTAAAATAAGAGTTAGTTGAACTGTGCATTAAAATATACTTATGACTTGGTGGTTTTCATAATTGTTAGTCAAACTGTGCATTAAGATAAAAAAACGGGTCTCAATATTATTTTGTTCAGAAATGCTACCGGCATATCAAATTGACACACATTTTGGTTCACCAGCTAAGCTGGCGCTCaacccatttaaaaaaaaaaaaaaaaagctcaaaacaAAAGCTATCGACTTCATGTTTCTCTCCCACCCAAACccaaagagagggagagaggaggccGAGCACACCACCAAACCCTAACCGGCTAACACCACCACAACTGGCGACCCCTGCCACCATCAGCTCCTCCCCCAGCATTGACATTTACTGGTGGTGAGGAGAGTATGGGTGGGGAGGAGATAAGGTGGCAGACTCTACATTGAGTCAGAGAAGGAAATGAtgcaaggagaagaagaagtagtAGCAACATTTTGAGACGAGTTTTTGAGGTTTGAGGCAAAAGAAGTGGTGGAGACAAGGACGATAGTTATAGGCGTAGGCGTGCATGGGTGAATGGTGATTAGTTGGACTTAACTTCCCCCAGAGGTTTGGGTTTAATCACGGTTCTCTCTTGGACCCCACACACACATGAAACTGTTTTGTACACAATATTTGTGTTTGAGATACATGTATGATGATTCTTTTTCTAAGAGATGCACTAGTAATGCTAAGTGGTCCAAAGTGCAGAAGATATCTCCATCATTTGTAGAGATCTGTTGTTCCTCACCATTGAGAAGAGTGTGGGTGGGGAGGAGATGAGGTGACGGACTCTACATTGAGTCAGAGAAGGAAATGATGCAAGGAGAAGAAGTAGTATTAGCAACATTTTGAAGAGTTTTTGAGGTTTGGGGCAAAAGAAGTGGTGGAGGCAAGGATGGTATTTATAGGAGTAGGCGTGCATGGGTGAATGGTGATTAGTTAGACTTAACTTCCCCCAAAGGTTTGAGTTTAATCACGGTTCTCCCTTGGACCCCATACACACATGAAACTGTTTTGCATACAATATTTATGTATGAGATACATGTACGATGATTCTTTTTCTGAGAGATGTAGTAGTAATGCTAAGCATGGTCCAAAGTATGGAAGATATCTCCATCATTTGCAGAGGTCTACTGTTTTTCACAATTGAGAAGGGTGTGGGTGTGGAGGAGATGAGGTGGCGGACTCTACATAGAGTCAAAGAAGAAAATTATGCAAGGAGAAGTACTAGCAACATTTTGAAGAGTTTTTAAGGTTCGGGGCAAAAGAAGTGGTGGAGGCAAGGATGGTATTTATAGGTGTAGCCGCGTAGGCGTGTATGGGTGAATGGCAATCAGTTAGACTTAACTTCACCTAGAGGTTTGGGTTTAATCACGATTCTCCCTTGGACCCCACACACACATGAAACTGTTTTGCATAGAAAATTTGTGTTTGACATACATGTATGATGATTCTTTTTCTGAGAGATGTAGTAGTAATGCTAAGTGGTTCAAAGTGCAGAAGATATCTCCATCATTTGTAGAGGGATAGTATATATATGCCCCACCTTGACGAAAACGAATTCGACCGGGCTTCGGTCGGTCAGTCGTCTAGCTTGAACGTGGAGAggggaaagaggagagaaactAGAACTCAAAAGGAATTGAAGCCGAAGAGCTAATTTGCTACATCAAGATTCGATCACCACTTACCCATCACCCAATTAATTCCCACATTTTGATGACTTTTTGAGCTTTGTGGCAAAAGAAATGGTGGAGGCAAGAGtagtatttataggcatagGTGTGCATGGGTGAATGGTGATCAATTAGACTTAAGTTGACCCTTTGGCAGGGAGTTTGTCTCCGTCCTTGCTAGAAGCGAGTGTATATTCATCCTTTGATTAGTTAAGCACCTAAGCAGCCATGCTTCTCAATATATACTATACATTCTTCAGCTCCACCATTTCCACCAATTAAACTCAAGAAACTAAAAATGTTGCTATTCCTGCTTTTATTAGCCCTACCTTCTCTCACAGTTTGTAGAGACCTCAAAAGCTACATGATCTTCACATTAGCCACTCTCTTCACGCCACCAGCCACCAAAGACTGCCATCTTACCACCACTGGCACCAACCACTTCCTTCACACCACCGAAGATTCTTTTCTTATCACCATCTTTGCCATTGTTGCCACCGAAGCCTGACATGTCAATCACAGATTGTTCGCCGCCACCCCCTATTCCTCAGTGTTGTGTACTGGTTAGCACACACTCCCATGTTGCTACATAGGTTGGTCACGAGTTGTTTTAGAAAGATTAGCATTGGGGTTATCATTTTTGTGGCCGAGTACATTTTCTACATGGCCTACAAACGGCTAGGCTCCCGCCGCCGCCCTCACTCTAGGTCCGGACCAATGAGGTTTTAATTTCCTTGCCCTTCTTGTACTTTTTTTGTGCCTGTGcttttttcgtgttttttttgTGCCTGTGCTTTTTCCGTGCTGTTATCGTGCCCATACACGTTTTTTAAATAACACACCAACCATACCCACCTAGAGTAAATGGTGACACGCTTTCTTCACTAACTTGATTAATTATTCACCAACATATAGATAGAAGGgtttagagaaagagaggattAGTTTCAGTAGTTGCCCTAACCAAATGCCTTAATCTCGTTTCATTGGAATCttattgtctttcttttttaggCGCAAACGTGTAGAAAAGGCACATTCCACATGGTATCAaggcggggcccgttccaccctacattttaaaaattcacaatccacatcTCACGATgtcagaccagcaaaaaggctgcacgatgataggacccaaaaagtggccacacgtgatagacctcaaacgcggcttcacgtgaggggggatgttaagaaaatgaattcCACATTGCTTAGGAGTAGAATGggtcacttaataacatttgggacctcttcaatcattgccaattggttttgagatgaacATAAAGTTTCATCATGGTATCAGAACCACTAATAGCGTAAGTCAATCGAAATCACGAAGACAAGGATATGATTCTTCTCCTCTTTTCTGAGATCTACAACCTAGTTCATGAAGCCCTAGTCTATTCATCCATGGCAACACAATCCTCGAgttcaacatcatcttccgCATCAATCGCGAGTATTCCTCcatctttctctttcttgatTGCTAATTTTTAGTCCTTCATCACTCTGAAATTAGATTCTTCAAATTACTTTGCTTAGAAAACACAAGTGGAGAATGCATTGAAGGTAAATTCCTTATTTCAATTTGTTGATGGATCTTGTGAGAAACCTACTCTGTTCGGTGTAGATGCATCTGGAACACAAATTCTTGATCCTGAATTTGCTCCGTGGATTCAAATTGATCGAATGTTATTGTCTTGTTTGATTGCAACCTAACTCCCCCAATTTACCTCACATTGTTGGTTCTAATCATACCTGTCAGTTATGGAATAGACAGGAAGAGAAGTATAGGTTGTTGTCGCGGTCTCACATTCATGACCTTAAACGCAAACTATATAGTCTACATAAGACTGGTTCTATGGAACAGTATCTTGATTACATTAAGAAATTATACAGAAGTTGGCTGCCTCTGGAACACAAATGGATGATGAAGAGTTAATCTTTCATACTCTCAATGGAATCAAGACAGGCTATGACTCTCTTAAATAAACTATACGCATGAGAATTGATGATATGACTTTCAGTGCTCTTTCTTCTCTATTGATGGTTGAAAAACTACATCTTACCCCTTATATAACCTCTTCATCTTCTATATTGGTTGCACAACATCATACATCATCTACTTCTCATATTACATCCACTTATACCTCCCTACCTCCATCCTCTAACCCTGGTATTCTCCCAACACCTCCTGCACCACCtttccaatttcctaatcctgtaCCTTAGTCACAACAGTTCCTTCCTGTCTTTCCTTCCTCACAGTACAATGGACCAAGATTTAATCAGAATGGAAACAGGTTTAAGGGAAATCAGTTTTCTCCACAGCAGTTTACTTCACAATATGCTCCACAACAGCTTGCTCCATAGCAGTCTTTCATTCCATCTCAGTTCTCTAAGCCTTTTCCTCCTGGTTTTCAGAATTATCCAGGATATCAAAATAATAGCTCTTATTCTGGTAACCCTACAAGCTACCAAATCTGTGGCAGATATAATCACCAGGCTTCTACGTGCTATTATCGACAGAACCTGAATTATAGACCACCTATGTTTGGATAGGTTGGTAGGTCTTTTGGTTCAACTCCATAGAATTTTTCCCAACATCCAGCTTAGGCATTCTGTGTCACACCTGATTCTATCGGGTATTATGGCACTTCTTCTCAGTTAGATCAGAGTTTTGGTGGCACTCCTTCTCCGTTCGCTCAGGGTTTTACTGATTATGCTTTGCATATGACTAGTTCTGTACCTCATGGGAGGTATGCTTCAGGGGGTTCTGTTCCACCCTGGTTCTTTGATTCTGGTGCCACTTCTCATGTTACCAATGACGCTACTAATATTCAGGTTTCTCATGGAGTTTCTGGAACAGATACAGTGACTGTTGGTAATGGGCAAGCTATTCCTGTGGCACATTCTGGTAATGGTTTTCTTTCCACTCCATCATCTAGCTTTACACTATCCAATATACTTCATGTTCTCCTAATCTCACACCATCTGTTGTCTGTCTATCAGTTTGCCTCTGATAATGATTGCACTATTACTTTTGACTCATCTGGCTATATTATCCATGACAAAACCAGTCGTCAATTGCTTCATCAAGGTCAATGCCATCAGAGGCTTTACCCCATTCTTCCTACCTCTAAATCTGCCTTTACTACTACTTTTGTTAGCATGCACACATCAGCTTCTCTTTGGCACAACAGATTAGGTCATCCTCATGCTAGCATGCTTCACATGTTATCAAATAAGTATAATCTCAATATTCCATTTGTAATTCATCTAGATTGCTACTCCTGTAATAAGACCAAGAGCCACAAACttccattttttctttccaCCTCTCACACCACTGCACCATTTGAGTTGCTTCATATGGATGTATGGGGGCCCTCCCCAGTATCTTCTTTTTCTGGATATTGATATTATCTTCTCTTAGTAGATTACTTTACTAAATATTGCTGGTTATTTCCTTTACATGCTAAGTCTGAAGTTACCacacatgttcagaacttcaaAGCTTTTGTGGCTACTCACTTTTCTCTATCTATTAAGACATTCATAAGTGATAGAGGTGGTGAATTTCTGAACAAACTCATGTCTGCTTTTTTTGCCACTTTTGGTATTATCCATGAAACTTCTTGTCCTCACACCCTAGAACAAAATGGGGTGGCTGAAAGAAAACAATAGCTATCACTTTACTCCAACAAGCACATTTACCTATTACTTTTTGGTTGGAAGCCATAACTACTGCTCTGTATCTCATAAATTGATTACCAAATTCATCCATTGCTTTTCAAGTCCTTTTTCATGCACTTTATAAAACAGCCCCAGATTATCAACTTCTCAAGCCCTTTGGGTGTTGTTGTTTCCCTTGGCTTAGGCCATATGCTTCCACTAAACTGGATTCTAGGTCTACCCCTTGTATTTTCCTCGGATATTGTGCTTCTACAAAAGGCTATCGATGTCTGGATCCTAGTACTAATAGAGTTTATATTTCCAAGCATGTCAAATTTTTGGAAATGGATTTTCCTTATCCTCGTCTcaattcttcatcttctttatCCTCCACTCATCCTTCTTTCAAGCCTCAGTCCTATTCTTCTACTTCCTCATCTATTccatcatttcttcttcttcctgcTCATAATGCTTTTAATTTTAGTCCTGATTCTACTCCTATTCCTACTTCTCCTCCTCCAACTCCTACTCATTCCTATCCTCATATTGCTTCTCCTTTATCAGTGTCCCATTCTCCTTCCACTTCAGTCCCTTTTCCATCTCCAGTTCCTATTCATCCTATGCAAACTAGATCCAAAGATGGGAATTTTGTTCCCAAGCAACCTTTCTCTCTTGCCCATTCTCCTCGTCTTACTGAACCTTTATCCTTTAAAGAAGCCATGTCTTATCTTGAATGGCAAACTGCCATGTCTGAGGAATACTATGCTCTTTTACAACAAGGCACGTGGTCTTTAGTTCCTTTACCACCTACTACTGCAATAATTGGCTGTAAGTGGATCTACAGAATTAAGAAACGTTCTGATGGGAGTGTGGCTAGATATAAAGCACGACTCGTAGCTCAAGGTTTCCAACAAACTGAGGGCATAGTCTATATAAACATTTAGTCCTGTGATTAAGCAACAAACTATTAGActtgttctttctttggtt
The sequence above is drawn from the Rhododendron vialii isolate Sample 1 chromosome 6a, ASM3025357v1 genome and encodes:
- the LOC131329912 gene encoding xyloglucan endotransglucosylase protein 1-like; protein product: MSSLFSSVLLLVLMITASVTVDSSALNFYQDVDFYWGNQLANVPDGGTSLTMSLVNASGCGFQSKNRYFFGRFDMDIKLVAGNSAGTVTTYYISSQGQYHDEVDFEFLGNVSGQPYILHTNIFAKGQGGREQQFYLWFDPTANYHKYTIIWNPRLIILMVDETPIRVFNNNEAIGVPFPNTQAMNVYSSIWCGDSWATQGGSVKTNWAYAPFTASYENLEVYSCQDSSGSTSSCSGSSSTAPWLTQQLDVGLQAQLLSVQNNFMIYNYCTDYKRFPQGCPAECNQPRFLQ